The Planococcus donghaensis genome contains a region encoding:
- the rfbA gene encoding glucose-1-phosphate thymidylyltransferase RfbA: MKGIILAGGTGTRLYPLTKSISKQMLPVYDKPMIYYPLSVLMLAGIKEVLIISTPRDISGFLSLLGNGQKLGIKIEYAIQEEPNGLAEAFTIGESFIGDSPVALVLGDNVFYGSDFGSRLTESAELTKGSIIFGCHVADPRAYGVVEVDDELNIVSIEEKPEQPKSSYAIPGLYFFDNQVVEIAKAVTPSERGEKEITSIINEYLKRGELHVNIMGRGLAWLDTGTHEALLEASNFVEAIQKRQGLYVACLEEIAFRKGYISQSDLIELAQCLKKTEYGKYLLDIACERTLSSNKS; this comes from the coding sequence ATGAAAGGGATTATATTAGCTGGTGGAACGGGTACACGTCTATATCCGTTGACAAAGTCAATTTCAAAGCAAATGCTGCCTGTTTATGACAAGCCGATGATTTATTATCCGTTATCTGTTTTGATGCTTGCAGGTATAAAAGAAGTGTTGATTATTTCTACACCAAGAGACATTTCAGGATTTTTAAGTTTACTTGGAAACGGACAAAAGTTAGGAATTAAAATAGAGTATGCAATTCAAGAAGAGCCGAATGGATTGGCTGAAGCCTTTACGATTGGTGAGAGTTTTATCGGAGACTCTCCCGTTGCACTTGTGTTAGGAGACAATGTTTTTTATGGATCCGATTTTGGTAGCCGTCTAACAGAGTCAGCCGAGTTAACGAAAGGTAGCATCATTTTCGGATGTCATGTCGCAGATCCGAGAGCGTACGGTGTGGTCGAAGTTGATGATGAGTTGAACATCGTTTCTATAGAAGAAAAGCCTGAGCAACCGAAATCTTCTTATGCGATTCCTGGACTTTACTTCTTTGACAATCAAGTTGTAGAAATCGCCAAAGCAGTTACCCCTTCGGAGCGTGGAGAAAAAGAAATTACTTCTATTATTAATGAATATTTAAAACGCGGTGAATTGCATGTCAATATTATGGGGCGCGGATTAGCCTGGCTTGATACAGGAACGCACGAAGCGTTGCTAGAAGCTTCAAATTTTGTAGAAGCGATTCAAAAACGACAAGGGTTGTATGTGGCGTGTCTGGAAGAAATTGCATTCCGGAAAGGGTATATTAGTCAGTCTGATTTGATTGAATTGGCGCAGTGTTTAAAGAAAACGGAATATGGCAAGTACTTGTTGGACATAGCTTGTGAGAGAACACTTTCATCGAATAAATCGTAA
- a CDS encoding DegT/DnrJ/EryC1/StrS family aminotransferase encodes MAKAFEQPIYVTRPLLPNIEAVTERMKKVWDSKQLTNFGAQHNELSDRLKDYLDVDHISMFSNGTMALLLGLRALELTGEVITTPFTFPATVQALDWNNLTPVFCDIDPVTFNIDADKIEALITEKTSAILGVHVFGNPCDVEKIQKIADKHNLKVIYDGAHVFGAKVNGIPISHFGDMTMFSFHATKLFNTVEGGALTYHDAALDKRLQLLRNFGIVNTEEVALSGLNAKMNEIQASVGLEVLKVLEEERNKRHTIKRAYEENLAAIEGIRVLTTLEDESSSYQYFVIDIDQEKFGQSRDVVYEELQKHNVFARKYFSPLCSDFEWYSGLASAQPVNLPIAHKAVQQVLAMPYYGELPIESVVQICAILQELHVTQESLFQL; translated from the coding sequence ATGGCAAAAGCTTTTGAACAACCCATTTATGTTACTAGACCGTTATTGCCGAATATTGAAGCTGTGACAGAAAGAATGAAAAAGGTATGGGACAGTAAGCAGCTTACAAATTTTGGGGCACAACATAACGAATTGAGCGATCGGCTTAAAGACTATTTAGATGTAGATCACATTTCAATGTTCTCAAATGGCACGATGGCATTATTGCTAGGATTGAGAGCACTGGAGTTAACCGGCGAAGTGATTACTACGCCGTTTACATTTCCAGCCACTGTTCAAGCATTAGATTGGAACAATTTAACACCTGTCTTTTGTGATATAGACCCAGTTACTTTCAATATTGATGCTGATAAAATCGAAGCGTTAATTACGGAAAAAACGAGCGCAATTCTCGGTGTTCACGTATTCGGCAACCCTTGTGATGTAGAAAAAATCCAAAAAATTGCTGATAAACATAACCTAAAAGTTATTTATGACGGCGCACATGTTTTTGGTGCAAAAGTAAATGGCATTCCTATTAGTCACTTTGGAGATATGACAATGTTCAGTTTTCATGCCACTAAGTTATTTAATACCGTTGAAGGTGGAGCATTAACTTATCATGATGCGGCACTCGATAAACGGTTACAGTTACTGAGAAATTTTGGCATTGTGAACACCGAAGAAGTCGCATTGTCTGGATTAAATGCCAAAATGAATGAAATTCAAGCGAGTGTAGGTTTAGAAGTCTTAAAAGTATTAGAAGAAGAGCGGAACAAACGCCATACGATTAAACGTGCTTACGAAGAAAACTTAGCGGCTATTGAAGGGATTCGAGTTTTAACGACTTTAGAAGACGAATCTAGCAGCTATCAATACTTTGTTATTGACATCGATCAAGAGAAATTTGGTCAATCGAGAGATGTGGTGTATGAAGAACTCCAAAAACACAATGTATTCGCAAGAAAGTATTTTTCTCCACTTTGCAGTGATTTTGAATGGTATAGCGGACTTGCATCTGCACAACCAGTAAATCTTCCGATAGCTCACAAGGCTGTGCAGCAAGTATTGGCAATGCCTTATTACGGAGAGTTACCTATCGAATCAGTTGTCCAAATTTGTGCGATTCTTCAAGAACTTCATGTGACACAAGAAAGTTTATTTCAATTATAA
- a CDS encoding lipopolysaccharide biosynthesis protein: MKQENSLKKKTISGLLWSFGDMLGNQGIQFIIQIILARLLAPEDFGLIGMILVFVALSNSLVDSGFTQALIRDQKANQTDYSTVFYFNFAVSVFIYGVLFLSAPLISNFFDQAQLTSIIRVLTLGVIINAFSIIPRAMFTKEVNFKVQAKVNMAASILSGVIAVGMAMTGFGVWSLVIRMLGMNLIQALLLVFYRRWLPSLTFSVVSFKRLFGFGWKLLVSGLIDTAYNNVYFLIIGKQYSAGALGYFTNASKFSDVATQSLTATIQRVTYPVLSGIQDQEERLKQSFQKVIKLSGFLIFPLMVGLAAVAEPLIYLIFGAKWLPMVPYFQLLCIASMLYPIHALNLNILQVKGRSDLFLYLEIIKTIIPTVLIVLVIWMDWSITILVATMVLDSHVSLFINIYFSGREIQYGVKEQIRDLLPIYTISLAMGAVVYSIGEFLPLSELLTLVLQIGIGAIFYITISKLLKIQEFDTVYDLLVPVIKKIKAVKAG, translated from the coding sequence ATGAAACAGGAAAACTCATTGAAGAAAAAAACAATCAGTGGACTGCTGTGGAGCTTCGGAGACATGTTAGGCAATCAGGGCATTCAGTTTATTATCCAAATTATCCTTGCGCGATTGTTGGCACCTGAAGATTTTGGGTTGATAGGGATGATTTTAGTGTTTGTAGCCCTTTCAAATTCACTTGTTGATAGTGGGTTTACGCAAGCCTTAATCCGAGATCAAAAAGCCAATCAAACCGATTATTCGACGGTATTCTATTTTAACTTTGCTGTTTCAGTTTTTATTTACGGCGTGCTGTTTTTATCAGCTCCGTTAATTAGTAATTTCTTTGATCAAGCACAGTTGACGTCTATTATTCGAGTGCTAACGTTAGGCGTTATTATTAACGCATTCTCAATTATTCCACGAGCCATGTTTACTAAAGAAGTGAATTTTAAAGTGCAAGCAAAGGTCAATATGGCAGCGAGTATTTTATCAGGTGTGATTGCTGTTGGAATGGCCATGACAGGGTTTGGTGTATGGAGCCTCGTGATTCGCATGTTAGGGATGAATTTAATCCAAGCATTGCTACTCGTTTTCTATAGAAGATGGCTACCTTCACTAACCTTTAGTGTTGTCTCGTTCAAGCGTTTGTTTGGATTTGGGTGGAAACTTCTTGTATCGGGATTGATCGACACTGCCTATAACAATGTGTACTTCTTAATTATTGGAAAGCAATATTCAGCTGGAGCTCTTGGCTATTTCACCAATGCCTCTAAATTCAGTGATGTTGCGACTCAGTCATTAACAGCAACAATTCAACGGGTGACGTATCCGGTATTAAGTGGCATCCAAGATCAAGAAGAGCGCTTAAAACAAAGCTTCCAAAAAGTTATTAAGCTTTCAGGATTTTTAATTTTTCCACTGATGGTCGGCTTAGCAGCAGTGGCAGAGCCATTGATTTACTTGATTTTTGGCGCGAAATGGTTACCTATGGTGCCCTATTTCCAACTTTTGTGCATCGCGAGCATGCTGTACCCCATCCATGCGTTGAATTTAAACATTCTCCAAGTTAAAGGGCGCTCTGATTTGTTTCTCTACTTAGAAATTATTAAAACAATCATTCCGACAGTTCTTATTGTTCTTGTGATCTGGATGGATTGGAGCATTACCATATTAGTGGCCACGATGGTATTAGACTCGCATGTGTCATTGTTTATCAATATTTATTTTTCTGGACGTGAAATACAGTATGGCGTCAAAGAGCAAATACGAGATCTCTTGCCGATTTATACCATATCACTAGCAATGGGCGCAGTTGTCTACAGTATCGGCGAATTTCTTCCGCTATCAGAGCTTTTAACGCTAGTTTTACAAATTGGAATAGGTGCTATTTTTTATATCACCATTTCAAAACTATTGAAAATTCAGGAGTTTGATACCGTCTACGATTTATTGGTACCTGTAATAAAAAAGATAAAAGCCGTTAAGGCAGGCTAA
- a CDS encoding glycosyltransferase family 2 protein, whose product MENRIMVSIECNAYNHENFIAEALDSMLMQKTDFAYEILIHDDASTDRTADIIRSYEQKYPDIVKPIYQTENQYSQDIPFEVFNSERGLGKYIAVCEGDDYWTDPEKLQRQVDYMEAHPECSMCVHAAEKVSAVTKKRVATVRPSHRDRIFSVEEVIEGGGELFATNSIMYSREKIPGMPDFYLNATIGDYPMVILGALSGTIYYMDRNMAAYRVEVKGSWTDVYLNDISAKQKHLQDVANLLDEVNVHTNFKYDYVISRTKKRNRFYLLLKQLKIKETLKKGYRQFYVKPEFFKRIFKRITI is encoded by the coding sequence ATGGAAAACCGGATAATGGTGAGTATCGAGTGTAATGCTTATAATCATGAAAATTTTATAGCGGAGGCATTAGATAGTATGTTAATGCAGAAAACAGATTTCGCTTATGAAATTTTAATCCATGACGATGCATCTACTGACCGAACAGCTGACATCATCAGAAGTTATGAACAGAAATATCCGGATATCGTCAAACCCATCTACCAAACAGAAAATCAGTATTCACAAGATATTCCTTTTGAGGTGTTCAATAGTGAGCGTGGATTAGGAAAATATATCGCGGTTTGTGAGGGCGACGATTATTGGACAGATCCGGAGAAATTGCAGAGGCAAGTAGATTATATGGAAGCGCATCCTGAATGCAGCATGTGCGTACATGCGGCAGAAAAGGTCTCGGCTGTAACGAAAAAAAGAGTCGCTACTGTTCGACCGAGCCATCGCGATAGAATTTTTTCTGTGGAAGAAGTTATCGAAGGTGGAGGCGAATTGTTCGCAACTAACTCAATTATGTATTCTCGTGAAAAAATCCCAGGGATGCCCGATTTTTACTTGAATGCGACAATTGGTGACTATCCGATGGTCATTTTAGGAGCGTTGAGTGGTACGATTTACTACATGGATCGGAATATGGCGGCTTACCGAGTAGAAGTAAAAGGCTCTTGGACAGATGTTTACCTCAACGATATCTCTGCAAAACAAAAACACCTTCAAGATGTTGCGAATTTACTCGACGAGGTAAATGTCCACACCAATTTTAAATACGATTACGTTATTAGCCGCACGAAAAAACGTAACCGCTTTTATCTATTGTTAAAGCAGTTAAAAATTAAAGAAACGTTGAAAAAGGGATATCGCCAGTTTTACGTGAAACCCGAATTTTTTAAGCGGATCTTCAAACGAATCACAATTTAA
- a CDS encoding right-handed parallel beta-helix repeat-containing protein, producing the protein MTFKKITRMFLIVLGICGLIAIVIMTQGFFMEKEISDATTQFGAEGDGVTDDTQAIQQAIDETPIGGELHIPPGIYKLTKNPNLKASTGYGDSYFALKISKPITIIMEQAIFQTESAGEYGVFWITATADVHLKGGFLMGDQLPEGGSLISNIAILLQNSRESSIENVYTKNYSQGIHLHHAHNNVIRNVISESNYGSGIINFASDYNTIESCVVRNSGDGHLSLFGKGKHNLVKGCMVTEDRPGYTDQQGITIESEKESHVEKNMVSGFYYGIDVKNGAESNVIKGNLVYNNEYNIAIRPGDGGKNLMTPSHNISILNNLAISPRENSERGIYINIGTGHIVRGNTIEKNNLILRDEELRVTYQRENFIVVDE; encoded by the coding sequence ATGACTTTTAAGAAAATCACTCGTATGTTTCTTATTGTACTAGGGATTTGTGGACTCATTGCTATTGTAATAATGACCCAAGGCTTTTTTATGGAAAAGGAAATAAGCGATGCCACTACACAATTTGGAGCAGAAGGTGATGGCGTGACAGATGATACACAAGCGATTCAACAAGCGATTGATGAAACTCCAATAGGTGGGGAATTGCATATTCCGCCCGGAATTTACAAATTGACTAAAAATCCTAACTTAAAAGCTAGTACTGGATATGGAGACAGTTATTTTGCTTTAAAAATCTCCAAACCAATCACCATAATAATGGAACAAGCGATTTTTCAGACAGAATCAGCGGGTGAATATGGTGTGTTTTGGATAACAGCGACGGCAGATGTCCATTTAAAAGGCGGCTTTTTGATGGGGGATCAATTGCCTGAAGGGGGTTCGTTAATTTCGAATATTGCTATTTTGCTGCAGAACAGTCGAGAAAGTTCGATTGAAAATGTCTACACAAAAAATTATTCGCAAGGGATTCACTTGCATCATGCCCATAACAATGTGATTCGTAATGTAATAAGTGAATCCAATTATGGTTCCGGCATCATCAATTTTGCATCGGATTATAACACCATTGAATCTTGTGTGGTTAGAAATTCAGGAGACGGCCACCTTTCTTTATTTGGAAAAGGCAAACATAATTTAGTTAAAGGATGTATGGTTACTGAAGATCGTCCCGGCTATACCGATCAACAAGGCATTACAATAGAAAGTGAAAAAGAAAGCCATGTGGAGAAAAATATGGTCAGTGGTTTTTATTATGGTATTGATGTTAAAAATGGTGCAGAATCCAATGTTATTAAAGGAAACTTAGTTTATAACAATGAATACAATATTGCGATAAGACCAGGTGATGGTGGAAAAAACTTAATGACACCAAGTCATAACATCAGCATACTTAATAACTTGGCTATCAGTCCTCGCGAAAACTCAGAGCGAGGAATATATATCAATATTGGGACAGGACATATAGTGCGCGGTAACACCATAGAAAAAAACAACTTGATTCTTCGTGATGAAGAATTGAGAGTAACGTATCAGCGAGAGAACTTTATTGTTGTGGATGAATGA
- a CDS encoding GNAT family N-acetyltransferase — translation MKDLFFVKDYVALYEEIEGGNCEVFEFTHPIGTVYHQFIKREIPISLEGGPYFDLLTPYGYGGPVITELKDTTKKDELVTLFCQAFQEYCLEHNIVTEFVRFHPLVDNAQDFDSCYNVLFRRHTTGITLKGFEDPIQEEFSSSTRKRIRKALRDGVTYRITENPSNLDEFQDIYLTTMKRVGASDFYLFDDAYFSKMIENLGEQMVLVEAIYDSQVIGAELHFHTGPYVHTHLSGTIDGDINHLSPVYVMTYAIVLWAQERGVEYIHSGGGVNPGPDDSLYVFKKKFGKNTEFDYYVGNKVWNEEIYEKLNEATNATSESGLFPAYRWS, via the coding sequence TTGAAGGATTTATTTTTTGTAAAAGATTATGTCGCGTTGTACGAAGAAATCGAAGGAGGAAACTGTGAAGTTTTCGAATTCACCCATCCGATAGGCACGGTTTATCACCAGTTTATCAAAAGGGAAATACCCATTTCTTTAGAAGGCGGCCCATACTTTGATCTACTTACGCCTTATGGTTATGGCGGGCCCGTTATAACTGAGCTCAAAGATACGACAAAAAAAGATGAGTTAGTTACTCTTTTTTGTCAAGCTTTCCAAGAATATTGTTTAGAACATAATATCGTCACTGAATTTGTTCGTTTCCATCCACTTGTAGACAATGCCCAAGATTTTGATTCTTGCTATAACGTTCTTTTCAGACGCCATACTACGGGCATCACACTGAAAGGTTTTGAAGATCCGATTCAAGAAGAATTTTCAAGCTCCACACGAAAAAGAATCCGCAAAGCATTGAGAGATGGCGTTACTTATCGAATCACAGAAAATCCATCTAATTTAGACGAGTTTCAAGATATCTACCTTACAACGATGAAACGTGTAGGCGCTAGTGACTTTTACTTATTCGACGATGCATACTTCTCAAAAATGATTGAGAATTTAGGCGAACAAATGGTATTAGTTGAAGCTATTTACGACTCGCAAGTGATTGGAGCAGAACTTCACTTCCATACAGGGCCATATGTTCATACTCACCTATCCGGCACCATCGATGGGGATATCAATCATTTGTCCCCTGTTTATGTGATGACTTACGCTATTGTTTTATGGGCACAAGAGCGCGGTGTGGAATATATTCATTCAGGCGGAGGCGTGAATCCGGGTCCTGATGACTCATTGTACGTATTTAAAAAGAAATTTGGCAAAAACACGGAATTCGACTATTACGTAGGCAATAAAGTCTGGAATGAAGAAATTTATGAAAAGTTGAATGAGGCGACTAACGCTACTTCAGAAAGTGGACTTTTCCCAGCATATCGCTGGTCATAA
- the galE gene encoding UDP-glucose 4-epimerase GalE, whose translation MAILVCGGAGYIGSHTVKELVNTYDVVVLDNLTTGFEQLIDSKATFVKGDLGDPAILDEIFTTHDIDAVFHFAANSLVGESVQNPLKYYRNNVSATLVLLEKMIEHGVKRFIFSSTAATYGIPDTDMITEKTTTNPINPYGRSKLMIEQILADLAHVHDFQYVVLRYFNAAGAHESGEIGESHDPESHLIPIVLQHLLGQRDKIAVFGTDYETADGTCVRDYIHVTDLARAHILSYEGMASGKITNKTYNLGNGAGYSVKEIIETCEQISGKKATIEYAERRAGDPAALVASSQKINEELGWKPAFDLNTIISNAWAWHSK comes from the coding sequence ATGGCGATTTTAGTTTGTGGAGGCGCGGGTTATATTGGCAGTCATACTGTTAAAGAATTGGTGAATACATATGACGTTGTCGTGCTGGATAATTTGACAACAGGTTTTGAACAATTGATCGACTCAAAAGCAACGTTTGTAAAAGGCGATTTAGGGGATCCTGCAATTTTAGATGAAATTTTCACTACTCACGATATCGATGCTGTATTTCATTTTGCAGCAAACAGCTTAGTGGGGGAGTCGGTACAAAATCCATTAAAATATTACCGTAATAATGTTAGTGCGACTCTAGTGTTGTTGGAAAAAATGATTGAACATGGTGTGAAACGATTTATCTTTTCTTCAACTGCAGCCACTTATGGCATACCTGATACAGACATGATTACAGAAAAAACAACAACAAACCCGATCAATCCATATGGTCGCTCGAAGTTAATGATTGAACAAATTTTAGCTGATTTAGCACATGTCCATGATTTCCAATATGTGGTCTTGCGCTATTTTAATGCAGCAGGCGCGCATGAATCGGGTGAAATTGGGGAGAGTCATGATCCGGAATCGCATTTAATCCCCATTGTGTTGCAGCACCTTCTTGGGCAACGCGACAAAATAGCTGTATTCGGCACGGATTACGAAACGGCAGATGGCACATGTGTCCGGGATTATATCCACGTAACTGATTTGGCACGAGCACATATTTTGTCATATGAAGGTATGGCGTCAGGAAAGATTACGAACAAAACTTATAACCTAGGCAATGGAGCCGGCTATTCGGTTAAAGAAATTATTGAAACGTGTGAGCAAATATCGGGCAAAAAAGCTACGATTGAATATGCAGAGAGACGAGCAGGGGACCCAGCTGCACTTGTAGCATCCTCTCAAAAAATTAATGAAGAATTAGGTTGGAAACCAGCTTTTGATTTAAACACAATTATTTCAAATGCTTGGGCATGGCATTCAAAATAA
- a CDS encoding right-handed parallel beta-helix repeat-containing protein, with translation MKSKTFGFLFVVFLGMAGFSYLFLIMEKMSHGDEVQNGSESYSASFDEAEDKTVELQSAIDNTPAGGTLEIAPGVYKVTKNPDHKAVTGYGDSYFALKISKPITILMEEAIFQTDTDDEYGVFWVDKTEDVHLKGGFLMGERLPEDGSLTSHIGILFLYTNDSSIENTYLKNFSQGVHLNHSHHNIVQNVTAEFNYGSGIINFDSDDNLIDSCVVRNSGDGHVSLYGGGKDNRVVNCVVTEDRPDYDDQQGITVEGETSSLIENNTVSGFYYGIDVKNDSKSNIIQSNISFNNEYNIAVRGGDGGVNLELPSYNTQILNNMVVDPREKSSYGIYVGAGSGHVVIGNTLNVDNLIMSDEDLAIYESQNYFVEEDEH, from the coding sequence ATGAAATCGAAAACGTTTGGATTTCTTTTCGTTGTTTTTTTAGGGATGGCTGGATTTAGTTACTTATTTTTAATAATGGAAAAAATGTCACACGGCGATGAAGTGCAAAATGGATCTGAAAGTTATAGTGCTAGTTTTGATGAAGCTGAAGACAAAACGGTAGAACTCCAAAGCGCTATTGACAATACGCCGGCCGGAGGCACTTTGGAAATTGCGCCTGGTGTTTACAAAGTTACAAAAAATCCTGACCACAAAGCCGTCACGGGATATGGTGATAGTTATTTTGCGTTGAAAATTTCAAAGCCAATCACGATTTTAATGGAAGAAGCGATATTCCAAACCGACACCGATGATGAATATGGCGTGTTTTGGGTTGATAAAACAGAAGATGTTCATTTAAAAGGTGGCTTTTTAATGGGAGAGCGGTTACCAGAAGACGGGTCTTTAACGTCTCATATTGGGATTTTGTTTCTTTACACAAATGATAGCTCGATTGAAAATACTTATTTAAAGAATTTCTCTCAAGGCGTCCATCTTAACCATTCTCACCACAACATTGTTCAAAACGTAACTGCTGAATTTAATTATGGTTCCGGAATCATTAATTTTGATTCGGATGATAATCTCATTGATTCGTGTGTGGTGCGCAATTCGGGTGACGGTCATGTGTCTTTATACGGAGGCGGTAAAGATAATCGTGTTGTTAATTGTGTCGTTACAGAAGATCGCCCTGATTATGATGACCAACAAGGGATTACCGTTGAAGGTGAGACGAGCAGTTTAATCGAAAATAATACGGTTAGCGGATTTTACTATGGAATCGATGTGAAAAATGACTCGAAATCAAATATCATCCAATCGAATATTTCCTTTAACAATGAATACAATATCGCAGTGCGAGGCGGAGATGGCGGTGTAAATCTCGAGTTGCCGAGTTATAATACGCAAATTTTAAACAATATGGTTGTCGATCCGCGCGAAAAATCTTCTTACGGCATTTATGTAGGAGCGGGAAGTGGACATGTGGTTATTGGCAACACTCTGAATGTCGACAACCTGATTATGTCGGATGAAGACTTAGCTATTTACGAAAGCCAAAACTATTTTGTTGAAGAAGATGAACATTAA